One stretch of Tenacibaculum sp. MAR_2010_89 DNA includes these proteins:
- a CDS encoding Ig-like domain-containing protein, producing the protein MKHYYLKLLLILLFVLSKQLYGQTPGTMEFGTSTTVLANTLNPSADQSANALLNGFDVSMTSSNSRIIAFALSGNGAGTNSTAGGAEASLFFGGDSSGTTNSSTLSTDSGGEIGITSFDFAYEYNSGATTQSFTASGKKDGIEVGTKTITVGHNTLINVDLTNPTTGSFADIDELILTPSSPFIGGWSLDSMVIVAAVSNTAPVIAGTSAGQTVNDNATVSPFSAITTTDADGDNLSATITLDTNAKGVLSGTGLTGTGPYAIASTSPADLQAKLRALSFNPTDNRTSTSETTTFTVVINDNTDTDTNNTTTVISNAVAPTVTSISSSTANGTYKVGDNVIVTVTFSEIVTVTGTPQITLETGTTDRTVNYNGTGSGTNTIQFTYTVQAGDLSADLDYVATNSLTAGTSIQDSGSKDATLTLPSPGAANSLGANKALVIDGVVPTVTSVSSSTANGTYKAGDNIIVTVTFSEVVTVTGTPQITLETGTTDRTVNYNGTGSGTNTLQFTYTVQAGDVTADLDYVATNSLTAGTSIQDASGNNASLTLPSPGAANSLGANKAIVIDGVTPNLTSSNPADDATGVVISQNIVLTFNENISKGTGNILIKKSLDNSTVETIDVTTASVTISTNTATINPSSDFDLNTGYYIQIANTAFKDAANNNYAGISDATSLNFTSESNQTNAYAVASGNWSVPSNWSLGRLPISTDNVNVGTNTINLDVSNVTINDLSISIGGSFNILSGQSITVEGNLNQNGTLNILSNASNNGSLIVKGNHTGISNVDYHRYLSTNWHLVASPISGKNINDFSGNVSTSGNKYAIAPYVNNVVSASRWNHYTTAAGSNDIASAGTFTVGKGYSIQKSTGGTINFSGTLNTTDKTFLITDGGDNPAGNRWNLVGNPFTASLHASNAADATNNFLKVNIDAGNLDPSRAGLYLWNGSAYVEKTVDDAAFYIAPGQAFFVHAPDAGGTSVSFTEAMETHQTGNVFLKGNSVSYPEIILNVTEDKNTSSTKIRYIENKTKGLDPGSDVGTFTGTNATFKTFTHLVSDSKGIDFAIQALPNKDYENIVVPIGLKAKAGKSIEISAKGTNLPSGIDMYLEDRTNNVFTNLSKENYTISLKSDAEGIGQFYIHTTSQKLSTSDTNQLLENVSIYKSSKNELTVAGLQSEKASLTVYSILGKKITTKKFRTNGVSTISLPEIASGVYVVELSTELGKLSKKIIVQ; encoded by the coding sequence ATGAAACATTATTACTTAAAACTTCTATTAATCCTTCTGTTTGTATTATCAAAACAACTGTATGGACAAACTCCAGGAACTATGGAATTTGGAACTTCAACTACAGTTCTCGCCAATACTTTAAACCCAAGTGCTGATCAAAGTGCTAATGCTTTATTAAATGGATTTGATGTATCTATGACCTCTTCAAATTCAAGAATTATTGCTTTTGCATTATCAGGAAATGGAGCTGGTACAAATTCTACAGCTGGAGGAGCAGAAGCTTCTTTATTTTTTGGAGGTGATTCTTCAGGAACAACTAATTCATCAACTTTATCTACAGATTCTGGTGGTGAAATTGGTATTACAAGTTTTGATTTTGCATACGAATATAACTCAGGAGCTACAACTCAATCATTTACAGCATCAGGAAAAAAAGATGGAATAGAAGTTGGAACAAAAACTATTACAGTAGGGCACAATACATTAATAAATGTAGATTTAACAAATCCAACAACAGGATCTTTTGCAGATATTGATGAATTAATATTAACACCTTCATCTCCCTTTATTGGAGGCTGGTCATTAGATAGCATGGTTATAGTAGCTGCAGTCTCAAACACAGCTCCAGTAATAGCAGGTACGTCTGCAGGTCAAACGGTAAATGATAATGCTACAGTATCTCCTTTTTCTGCTATAACAACTACAGATGCAGACGGAGATAATCTTTCAGCAACTATTACTTTAGATACTAATGCTAAAGGTGTTTTATCTGGTACTGGATTAACTGGTACTGGTCCTTATGCTATTGCTAGTACTTCACCTGCTGACTTGCAAGCAAAACTTAGAGCTTTATCTTTTAATCCTACTGATAATAGAACAAGTACATCTGAAACAACTACTTTTACTGTAGTTATAAATGATAATACAGATACAGATACTAACAATACAACTACAGTAATTTCAAATGCAGTAGCACCAACTGTTACAAGTATAAGTTCTTCAACTGCCAATGGTACCTATAAAGTTGGCGATAATGTAATAGTTACCGTTACTTTCTCTGAAATAGTTACTGTTACTGGTACTCCTCAAATAACCTTAGAAACTGGAACTACAGATAGAACTGTAAATTACAACGGAACTGGTAGTGGAACAAATACGATACAGTTTACGTATACTGTTCAAGCTGGGGATTTAAGTGCTGATTTAGATTATGTTGCTACAAATTCATTAACTGCCGGTACTAGTATTCAAGATTCTGGTAGTAAAGATGCTACCTTAACTTTACCTAGCCCTGGAGCTGCAAATTCTTTAGGTGCTAATAAAGCATTAGTTATTGATGGAGTTGTTCCTACTGTAACGAGTGTAAGTTCTTCAACAGCTAATGGAACTTATAAAGCTGGAGATAATATTATAGTTACTGTTACTTTCTCAGAAGTTGTTACTGTTACTGGAACTCCTCAAATAACTTTAGAAACTGGAACTACCGATAGAACTGTAAACTATAATGGAACTGGTAGTGGAACCAATACTTTACAATTTACATATACTGTTCAAGCTGGTGATGTAACTGCTGATTTAGATTATGTAGCTACAAATTCATTAACTGCCGGTACTAGTATTCAAGATGCTTCTGGGAATAATGCTTCTTTAACATTACCTAGTCCTGGTGCTGCTAACTCATTAGGTGCTAATAAAGCAATTGTTATTGATGGAGTTACTCCTAATTTAACATCCTCTAATCCAGCAGATGATGCTACTGGAGTTGTTATTTCGCAAAATATAGTATTAACATTTAATGAAAACATTAGCAAAGGTACTGGTAACATACTTATCAAAAAATCATTAGACAATAGTACTGTTGAAACGATAGACGTTACAACTGCTTCTGTTACTATAAGTACGAATACTGCCACAATTAATCCTAGTTCTGATTTTGATTTAAATACTGGGTATTATATTCAAATAGCTAATACAGCTTTTAAAGATGCAGCTAATAATAATTATGCTGGTATTTCTGATGCTACTTCTTTGAACTTTACATCAGAATCAAATCAAACAAATGCATATGCTGTTGCTAGCGGAAATTGGTCTGTACCAAGTAACTGGTCATTAGGTAGGCTACCTATTAGTACTGATAATGTTAATGTAGGCACAAATACTATTAATTTAGATGTTAGTAATGTTACCATAAACGATTTAAGTATAAGTATCGGTGGATCTTTTAATATATTAAGCGGTCAATCTATTACAGTTGAGGGAAACCTTAACCAAAATGGTACATTAAACATATTATCTAACGCTTCTAACAATGGTTCTTTAATTGTTAAAGGAAACCATACGGGAATTAGCAATGTTGATTATCACCGATATTTATCTACCAATTGGCATTTAGTTGCTTCTCCAATTTCTGGTAAAAACATTAATGATTTTTCAGGAAATGTAAGTACTAGTGGTAACAAATATGCTATTGCTCCTTATGTAAATAATGTTGTAAGCGCTTCTCGTTGGAATCACTACACTACAGCAGCTGGATCAAATGATATTGCAAGTGCAGGAACATTTACTGTTGGTAAGGGGTATTCAATACAAAAAAGTACAGGTGGTACCATAAATTTTTCAGGTACTCTAAATACTACTGACAAAACTTTCCTAATTACGGATGGTGGTGATAATCCAGCTGGAAACAGATGGAATTTAGTAGGTAACCCATTTACTGCATCATTACATGCTAGTAATGCAGCTGATGCTACTAATAACTTTTTGAAAGTAAACATTGATGCTGGTAACCTTGATCCTTCAAGAGCTGGTTTATACTTATGGAACGGTTCGGCTTATGTAGAAAAAACTGTTGATGATGCTGCTTTTTATATTGCACCAGGACAAGCATTTTTTGTTCATGCTCCTGATGCAGGTGGAACTTCTGTAAGCTTTACGGAAGCTATGGAAACACATCAAACTGGTAATGTATTTTTAAAAGGTAACTCTGTAAGTTATCCTGAGATAATTTTAAATGTAACTGAAGATAAAAACACATCTTCAACAAAAATTAGATATATAGAAAACAAAACTAAAGGTTTAGATCCAGGATCAGATGTTGGTACTTTTACAGGTACAAACGCTACCTTTAAAACATTTACTCATTTAGTTAGTGATAGTAAAGGTATTGATTTTGCTATTCAAGCTTTACCAAATAAAGATTATGAAAACATAGTTGTTCCTATTGGTTTAAAAGCTAAAGCTGGAAAATCGATAGAAATCTCTGCTAAAGGTACTAATTTACCTAGCGGTATTGACATGTATTTAGAAGATAGAACAAACAATGTTTTTACTAATTTATCTAAAGAAAACTACACTATTAGCCTTAAAAGTGATGCTGAAGGTATAGGTCAATTTTATATTCATACAACTTCTCAAAAGTTAAGTACTAGTGATACTAATCAATTATTAGAAAACGTAAGTATATACAAATCTTCTAAAAATGAATTAACAGTAGCTGGATTACAATCAGAAAAAGCTTCTTTAACTGTTTACTCTATACTTGGTAAAAAAATTACTACTAAAAAATTCAGAACTAATGGTGTTTCAACTATTTCCCTTCCTGAAATTGCATCAGGAGTATATGTAGTAGAGCTATCAACTGAATTAGGAAAGTTAAGTAAGAAAATTATAGTTCAATAA
- a CDS encoding phage tail protein: MDPFLGQIVLFGGNFAPRGWALCEGQLLPIAQNSALFSILGTIYGGDGRTTFALPDLRGRAAISSGRGPGLSDRRLGSRSGQEVHTLTTLEMPSHNHLTSNNGATDQHVQLSTSAAVNETPQAGDVPAAAEYGSGLSATKVKSFGPPTAGNVVNGQTLSGNAGLNILNNGGNQAHNNMQPYLTTNYIIALQGVFPSRN, encoded by the coding sequence ATGGATCCATTTTTAGGACAAATCGTATTATTCGGAGGAAATTTTGCTCCAAGAGGTTGGGCTTTATGTGAAGGTCAATTATTACCCATAGCACAAAACTCTGCTTTATTTTCTATTTTAGGAACAATTTATGGAGGAGATGGAAGGACAACATTTGCATTACCAGATTTACGTGGTAGAGCTGCAATTAGTTCAGGTCGTGGACCAGGATTATCTGATCGTAGATTAGGATCAAGAAGTGGTCAAGAAGTACATACGTTAACAACTCTTGAAATGCCTTCGCATAATCACTTAACAAGTAACAACGGAGCAACTGACCAACATGTACAATTAAGTACTAGTGCTGCAGTAAACGAAACTCCTCAAGCTGGAGATGTCCCTGCTGCCGCTGAATATGGTAGTGGTCTAAGTGCTACAAAAGTAAAATCTTTTGGCCCACCTACTGCAGGAAATGTTGTAAACGGGCAAACCTTAAGTGGGAATGCTGGTTTAAACATTTTAAACAATGGAGGAAACCAAGCACACAATAATATGCAACCATATTTAACAACAAATTATATTATAGCTCTTCAAGGTGTGTTTCCTTCAAGAAATTAA